The nucleotide sequence ACGACCCGAACGAAATACCGGCGCTGACGCCAGCCTTGCCGTCGCTCAGTACCGAGTACACCGCTCCGGTTTCTGAACCGAGAGGCTCGCACGCATCCATCCACGCCTCGGCACGCGTCCACGACTTGACGCGGAAGCCGTAGGCAAACGTCGGCGCATCAGACGGCGCGCCTCGGCCGTCCGAATTCGACTGTCCGGAAAACAAAAATAAATCCATCGGCTGCAGAGACATAGGTCCCGACCTAATCAATTGTCGTATCCATCAGACCCTTTGGAGCCGAATTTCATATCACACTGCCGGCGACGCTGACCGATCACTCGTCGTCACGGCGCAATATCTTGAACGGCTCATCAATGGTGATCGAGCATCGCGATGCGGCAGGCATTCGCCTGCGAATGTCTCAACTTTCGGGACAATCCTGGCCCTGGGGCGAACAGGGTGACCAAACGAAATTGAAAAGGGCCGGCTGGCTGTCAATCGGCGTGCACGCCGAAACACCGCTGGCAGCAGCGTTCCGCACCCCAGGTTCGCCTGCTCGCCGCGTAATGGCAACGATTGGGGCAGCCGCCAAGTTTTGTGGGAGGTGGCCCGGAAGCCTTTGAAATCACTGGCGCGCCAGCCCGAATAAAACTACGAACACATATGTAATTGAAATTACATGGTAAATTTCCGAGTCTCCTCGAAGGAGGCGGCCTGCTGCAAGTCAGTGGTCCGCATCGGCCGCGAGGCGCCCGGCCGGCGCCCGGCGGAGCCGATGCGCTATGCCCCCAGCTTGCGGCGCATGTCCGGGCTCAACGGCACCACCAGTTCGGCATTGCCGGCGCCGGTCGGACGCAGCGGACCCGGCGACGCCGTTCGCGACGCAATCTGCTCGGCCGCGACCGCGAAGGCGCGCGAGCGCGCCGCCGGCGTGCCCCGCCCGATCGCTGGATCGACGTCGGTGGTCAGGATCGAGAGTGTGCCGTCGCCGTTGCGCACGATCTCGAATGTGCGGAACTGCTGGGGGAAATCGCGCAGCGACGCGGTTTCGACCTGCCAGAACCCGAGCTCGGGCCGACGCGGATCCGGCGATTTCATCGCCGTGATCGCATTGGTGTGGCGATGGCCCGCCATCCACAGGATCAGGTTGGGATACTGGTGCAGCCTGGCGAACAGCGTCGCCTCGGACACGGCAGCGATGGTGCTCCAGCCGACGAGGGACGTCACCGGCTCGATGCCGATCGGCGCATGGGCGGCGATGATCATCAACTCGCCGGCCGCCTGGCCGCCGTCGAGCTCGCGGACGAGCCAGTCGAACCGCGCCTTGTCGAGCGATCCATGGGCATAGCCCGGCGAACTCGTCGGTGACGCTGGCGTATCGATGTCGTCGTCGGCCTGGGTGTTGTCGAGAACGATGATCTTGAGCGGCAGACCCGGCTTTGGCCGAAAACTGTAGCAGGCGAAACCGGCGTCGGCATCGGCTTTGGCAAAGCCATGGCCAACCGGGTGCGACGAGGTCTTGAAGAATTCGCCCATCCATTCCTGGCGCCGCAGCGACCGGCGGTCGGGATCGGCGGCCACCTTCGGCGGCGCCTCAAATTCGCCGACCGGCCCGACACCGCGGATGGTGCCATAAGGCGTCGCGCCGTCGAGCGTACCGACGTAATAGTCGCGCCGATCGACGCCGCCGGGCGCGAAGATGTCGCCGAGCGCGAGCACCTCGGAGGTGACATAGGACTGGCGCAGATGGTCGGTGACCGGGGCCGATCCCATCCAGAAATGGTCGTGGTTGCCGAGGGTCTGGTACCAGGGAATCGACCGGTCGAGGCCGACCGCTCGGTATGGACGCTGGTAGTCGATGGTATCGGCGCCAGCGTGCGCGCCCGAACTCGGCGTGATCACGCCGCCGTCAAGGACGTCGATGTACCACCGCAGCTCGTTGTACTGGGTGTTGTTGCAGGCGTCGCCAAGCGAGATGCCGAAATCGAACGGCTTGCGTTCGTGCAAGGCGTTGACGGTCTGCACGGCGGCGTCGAGAACGTGCGTCGTCGTCAGCATCACCGGCGCATAGGCCGAGCCGTTGGCGTCCAGGAGGCCCAGATAAATCGCTGACGACGGCGATTCCTTGTCGGTGATGTGAATGTCGCTGATGGAGAAGAAGCGCAGCAACGGGACGGGCTTCGTCGACCGCTCGCTGACGGCGAACGGCATGAGATCGAATCGCCGGTCGGCCGGAAGGCCGGTGCCGTATCGCCAGCCGCCATAGCCGTACGTGTTGAATTTCGCCGCGTCGGCGAGACGAAGCGCCACCGGCGGCGTCGGCTCCGGCACGATCGTCCGCTCCAGCGTGGTCGTGATGTCGCCGGCGATCGGATAAGCCTTCGGCAGGCGCGCACTGCGGACCTCAGCCGATCCGGCCGCGGCCGCTGCGACGGTGGAGGCCGCGAGCGCCGCGGCGCTCACGGCGAAGTCACGGCGCGTCATCTTCGTCATGGCCGATCCTATCGGTCGCGACGGCGGACACAACGGCCGCGTCCGTAATCGCTTGGGCGTCACCGCCGGACGTTCCCGTCGCCACCCATCTGCAACATGGGCGGCGGCTCGGCCGCTTTCACGGTCTCGTCGGTGTCGAGGAACGTCAGCACGATGCGCGAGAACCCCGCCGGCGTCTCGTACATCAGGCCGTGTGTCGCGTTCTTGAACTGAACCAGCCACGAGCCCGGGACTGCCGCCGCCAGCACTTTCGAGCTTTCGGGATACACGACGGTGTCTGCAGTACCGACGACGAACATCACCTGGTTGGTGACAGCGGCGATGCGATCCATCGGCGTCTTCCAGTGCGTGGTCGCCTCGATCTGGCGGGCAACGGTCGGATTGTCGATGGTCCTGCCCTTGAAGACGGCGGCGACATGGCTGCCGTCGGTCGACGTCGCGTGGATGATCGCCTTGTCGAACCGCTGCGGATAGGTGAGCAACAACTCCTGCGTGATCGTGCTGCCCATGGAATAGCCGAGCACGTGCGTCTTCTTGACCCCGAGGGCGTCGAGCAGGCCGATGACGTCGTCGGCGAACAGCCTGTAGGTGAACGTCGTCTCATTGGCGGTCGTATGACCCATGCCGCGGTTATCGGGCATGATGAGCTGGTATTCTTTTGCCAGCGCTGCGACGATCTGCGGGGACCAGTGCTCAATGGTGCCGCCCAGCCCCATGATCATCACCAGCGGCGGCCCCGAACCGACCAGTTTGTAGCCGATATCGATGCCGTTGGCGTGAACCATGCGGATGGCATGCCCCTCGCTGTCGCGACCGATGATCTCGCCTGCCGGCTGGATTTGCTGCGCCAGGGCGCCGCTGATGGCCAGCATCAGCGCGACGGCGAATGCACAGAGACGCGACGCAAGTCTCATCATTGAAGCCCTCGTCTATCTATGGGTGGCGAGGGCGAATCGGTGCGCCGCGTCACGTCGCAACTGTTGGATCGGGGTCGTGATCACGCCAGTCGGCGAGATTACGTGCGCTCAACGTCGCGGTGTCGCGAACCCGCGCTTGAGGCGGCGACGCTCGCCCGCATCGTGCCGCGCAGCCGACCATCGTGCGGACCATTGGTTCGACTGCAGGCAGAATGGCTCAATGATACGGCTTCCGGCCGATCATGCCTTCGAGCGGTATTCCGCCCGTCGAAAAGTCCATTATCCGTCAAGGATTTTTCGGCGAGGTGGCTTCCGGGATCCCAAAGGGATCATCTGGTAGCGTCCGAGATGGACGACCATCTGCGCGTCGAATTATCGAGCGAGTTTCGCGGCTTTGTTCGGACCGGTGTCGAACTGGCGCGCCCAAGGGGACTCGAACCCCTGTTTTCGCCGTGAAAGGGCGACGTCCTAGACCGCTAGACGATGGGCGCGGGCCCGCTCCCTATAGGCAAACCGAGCGGCGTCGGCAAGGCCACCTGAGTGGTCATGCCGAAGAATTATCTACCAGACGCCGGTATTGGGCATCGACGCCCACGGCTCCTGCGGCGGCAGCGCCGCGCCTTTCTGCAGAAACTCGACCGAAATCAGGTCGGGTGAGCGAACGAACGCCATCTGACCATCGCGCGGCGGGCGATTGATGACGACCCCAGCCGCCTGGAGTTTCGCGCAGGTCGCATAGATGTCGTCGACCTCGAAGGCGAGGTGACCGAAGTTGCGGGCCGAGCCGTAGTCTTCCGGATCCCAATTGTGGGTGAGCTCGATTGTCGGTGCCTCGCGTCGGTGGTTGGCAAGGTCTTGACGCGCGGTCAGCTCGTCGGCCGGCGCCGCCAGAAACACCAACGTATAACGCCCTTGCGGCACGTCGATTCGCCGCACCTCGACCAGGCCGAGCTGGCGGCACCAGAAGTCGAGGCTGTCGTCGAGGCTCCTGACGCGAACCATGGTGTGAAGAAAGCGCATGTCGGGACTCCGGCAGGATGACTGATATGGGTGAACCGAAAACCTCAACCCGGCAGGGCCGGCTTCGATCCCCGGACGCCAGGGCGGCAGGCGCCGGGCTGGCCGCGTGCTGGCGGACGAAAGTGCTTGCTCGCGACGGACCGCGAGACTTTCACCTCCAGACCCAAGGTGTCCAGGCCAAAGCAACCTCCCGGCGCCTGGCTTTGGCAGCCCAGCCTCGCCGCCGAGCGCTGGCTCGCATGGACTATCAACGCCCCCGGATGCTGACGCAGAGGTCCGTTGGACTCGCGGATTTTCGCCCGTGACATCAGTGATTTCACGAAAATCGGCGATCGGAACCAACGGCCGGCTGCCGCCCGCCGTTGGTCGACATCTTCTGTTTAGCACCGCGCCACGCGGCGGTGCGTCCGGCCAAGCGAGGCCTTGCGCCGCATCCGCGATCGCGGTTTGCTTCGCCCTGTGGAAAAATTGGCTCCCGATCTCTCGACCGCCCGCACCCGCCTTGGCGAACTCATCGCGGCGGCGCAGCGGATCGTTCCTTTCACCGGCGCCGGCATCTCGACCGAATGCGGCATCCCCGATTTCCGCTCGCCGGGCGGGCTGTGGACCCGCAACGCGCCGGTTTATTTCGACGAGTTCATTGCGTCCCAGGCCGCGCGAAACGAGTGCTGGCGCGGCCGTTTCGCGCTCGATTCGGCGTTCGGCACGGCGAGGCCGGGTCGCGGCCACCATGCCCTGGCCGCCCTGTGGCGCGAGGGCAAGTCACCGGGCGTCATCACCCAGAACATCGACAATCTGCATCAGGCATCCGGGATCGATGATTCGTGCGTGATCGAGTTGCACGGCAACACCACCTATGCCCTCTGCCTCGATTGCGACACCCGCTTCGAACTCGACTGGGTGCGCGAGCAATTCGACGCCAGCGGCGGCGAGGCGCCGGCCTGCCCGCGCTGCCACGGCTTCATCAAGTCCGCGACGGTGTCGTTCGGCCAGGCGATGCCGGTCGAGGCGATGCGGCGCGCCGAGCAGTTGACACTGTCGGCCGACCTGTTCGTCGCCATCGGCTCGTCGCTGGTGGTGTGGCCGGCCGCCGGCTTTCCGCTCATGGCCCAGCAGAACGGCGCGCGGCTGGTTATCCTCAACCGTGACCCGACCGAATTCGACGCCATCGCCGATCTCGTGATCCGCCATGACATCGGCGACGTGCTGGCGCCGTGGGTCGAATAGAGCGGTGTCCACAAACGCAGGTGTGTTTTTCACCTGAAAAAGCGCTCAGCCGAGCACCCGGAGCATTGCCGCGGCAGTTCTCGGTCGGTTGTGCCGAGAACACGGTTCGGGGGGCGCCAGCGGCCGATGATGCCAACTTGGTAATTTGCGGTTTTTCGACGGAATTTATTGGCGCTCGACTTTCCGTTCCGACGCAAATCCCATGCATTCGATCCGGGTGATGGGTTGGAGACGTCATCCGATGGTCGCCAGACGTGGGGTAATATGAAAATTTGTTCGGCAACATTGCCTCTTCCCCCAAGTTTTTTGGGCGAGTTTGAATTGGATCCGGTCACAATCTACCAAATTCCGACCGTTGCTTGCCAGGAACGCGCCAGCGAAAACTGGCTGCGGCAGGCTCGCTTGCTGCCGTTAGGGGATAAGACCGTGGACCCTGCGCAACACCGTCCAGGAAATCGCCGAGCGCTCGCACTTTGTTGTTTGCGGCCCGTGAGGCAGTGTTATCCTCCCGAATAGGTTGAGAATCGTACGCTGCGGTGACGTGCCGCGGCAAATACGACGAATGCGGCGGCGGCGAGAGGTCGGTGATGGATCCCAAGTTCGGGGTCGGGGCGGAGACTGGTGAAGAGCACTCTGATGAGCAGCTCGAGAGTCTGGTCGAAGTATCCGGTTACATTAAGTGGTTCGATGTAGCAAAAGGCTACGGTTTCATCGTCCCTGACGATGGCAGCGCGGACGTATTGCTTCATGTCACCTGCCTTCGCCGCGACGGCTACCAGGCCGCGAACGAAGGCGCCCGGGTGGTTGTTGAGGCGGTGCCGCGCGCGAAGGGTTTCCAGGCGCTGCGCATCGTGTCGATGGACAAGTCCACGGCGGTCCATCCCTCTCAACTTCCGGCTGCGCGCACGCACGTCTCGGTAACGCCGACATCGGGGTTCGAGCGGGCGTGGGTGAAGTGGTTCAACCGGCTGCGCGGGTTCGGTTTTCTCACCCGCGGCGACGGAACGCCCGATATCTTCGTCCACATGGAGACCCTGCGCCGCTATGGCATGGCGGAGCTGCGACCCGGTCAAATGGTCATGGTGCGGTTCGGGCCCGGACCGAAGGGTCTGATGGCGGCCGAAATTCGCCCTGACGGGCCGGTCAGCGGCGGCGTCGCATCGCATTGACTGCGGCCCCGGCGGCAACGGATTGCGAATGACGTCACATGGCGGTCTCGTTCGGGTCGGGCTCGCAGCCATGCTGGGATTGCTACGGGGCGTCGTGGTCGCCGTCGCCATGCTGGCCGCCATCTGCAGCCCGGCGGTGCTGTTGGCTCAGCCCGCTGTTTCGGCCGCGGACCTGCTGCCCGACGTGCCGGCGGTTCGGTTCGAAGGGCCGGAGCCGCTGGAAATCGCCACCCGCACCGGCGTTCTCAGCTTCGACGTCGAGGTTGCGGTCGATGACGAGCAGCGCGCCCGCGGCCTGATGTATCGGCGCTCGCTGCCATCTGGCCGCGGCATGCTGTTCGACTTCGGCGTCGAGCGCGACGTGACGATGTGGATGCAGAACACCTATATCTCGCTGGATATGCTGTTCATCCGCCGCAACGGCGAGATCCTCAGCATTGCCGAGCGGACCACGCCACGCTCAACGGCGCACATTCCGTCGGGCGGCCCGGTGCGGTTCGTGCTGGAATTGCCGGCGGGCAGCGCCAAGCAGCTCGGGATCACGGTCGGCGACCAGGTCGGCCATCGCCTGATCGGCGGGCGGTGACCTTGCCGCCGGCCATCCGGGCGTGTATCCGGAAGCATGCTGCAATATTCGCGGCGGCGTCGGTTTGCACCGGGGCGTGGCTCAAGTGGTAGAGCGGGAGCTTTGGGTGCTCCAGGTTGTCGGTTCGAGTCCGGCCGCCCCGACCAAACGGCCGCTCGTCAGGCGAGGATAGAGGCATGGTGGCGCGTATCTACAAACCGGCCCGCACGGCGATGCAGTCCGGCCGTGCCAGGACCAAGGACTGGGTGCTCGATTTCGTATCTGAGAAGCGGTTCATCGAGCCGCTGATGGGCTGGACCGCGACCAGCGATACCCAGCCGCAGGTCCGGCTGCGGTTTACCACCCGCGACGAGGCGGTGGCCTATTGCCAGAAGCGAGGCATCGCCTACCATGTGGCGGAGCCGAACCAGCCGGCCCGTCGCAAATACTCGTATTCGGACAACTTCAGCGTCCAGCGCCCCGAGCGCTGGACGCACTGATGCGGTTTCCGCACGGTGTCGTCTTGATGAGAGGAAGCAGCTTCGCCGTTCATCCCGTTCGAGGCGGGACCTCGGCGAGCGGACGGCGAAGCTCCTGCTCCTGAGGCGGGAATTCGCATGACCGGCCGGCCCCGTAGCTCAGCTGGATAGAGCAGCAGCCTTCTAAGCTGCGGGTCGCAGGTTCGAGCCCTGCCGGGGTCGCCAACGATTTCAGCAGCTTATATTCCGCGACTCCGAAGGATATGGATTTTTCGGTTTTCTTGGCGCGGGTTGGTATTCCCTGTCGGCCTAGCAGGGCTGGTTCTGACGGCTGATACCGACGGCCCCGGATGCTGACGCATGGCGCCGTTGAAGATCGCAGATTTTCTTACCTGAAATCAATAGCTTCACGAAAATCTGCGATCGGAACCAACGGCCGTCTGCCGCCGTCGTTGGTATACCGCGTCTCCGAAGGAATCCGTCCTGCGCGCCTGCGCCGACATCAGTTGGCGAAGGGGATTTCATCGGCGTCGCGGTATATCACGTTCGCCCTGGCGGTGCGGGAGGCGGCCGAGGCGCCGACCCTCGGCGGCGTATCATCGAGGCAGCCGACCCGCTGGCGGCCGTGCGTGCCGTCGGCCCGCCCGATGAGCCGGACCTCGCCGAAGATCTTCGCCTCGTGGTGCGCGAGCGACCCGGCCGGCCGGAAGTGTGGGAGCGCCCGTTCGTCACCGACCAGCACAACTGGATCACCGGCGTCCATACCGGCGACCGCACCAAGCATGCCATCATGGTCAGGCCGCACCTCGCCGACCTTGCGTTTGCCGCCGCGCGCTTGCCGCCGCGCGCTTGGGCCACCCCAGCGCCCCTGTCGAGGACGGGCCGAGGGGCTGCGCCGACGTCGGTTAGAGTGGATTTGCCGCTTGAGTTCCGCGGCCACGATCGTCCCATTGCTGGGAGTCGTTTGTGGCGATAGCCTCGCGACCGTTTGAACACGAGGCCTTTTTTTCCGTGTCCCGTCTCGCCTCAATTTTCGCCGCCCTTGGGCCGCAGGAGCGCGCCATTCTCCGCCTCAAGGCGCTGATCGGCCCTGCGACGGGCAAAAACGTCTTCATGAACTGCCTCAACCGGTTGAGCTCCAGCAAACCCGCATGGACCAGCAAGACGCTGACGCCGGTGCTCGAGGCGCTGCGCGAAAAGAAGCTGCTCACCGAGGACCTCGCTTGTGTGCCGGGCATCATCCACAGGCTGGCGGTGGAAGTCATCGACTCGCCGGATGGCGCGGCGATGATGGCCGCCATCCACGCGACCCTGGGCCAGGACGGCGGGCGCAGCTGGGACTACAGGACGATCGAGACCAGCACGCTGCGGTGGCAGCGGCTCGCCGTGCTGCTCAATGACGGGGACGAGTTCCAGCGCGCGATCGAGCGACATGGGCGTACCTTCTTTCACACCGATGCCCCGTCGATCTTCGACCAGCACTTCGCCGGCGTCGAGGTCGGGGCGGAGTGGCTGGC is from Blastochloris viridis and encodes:
- a CDS encoding TIGR03768 family metallophosphoesterase, with the protein product MTPKRLRTRPLCPPSRPIGSAMTKMTRRDFAVSAAALAASTVAAAAAGSAEVRSARLPKAYPIAGDITTTLERTIVPEPTPPVALRLADAAKFNTYGYGGWRYGTGLPADRRFDLMPFAVSERSTKPVPLLRFFSISDIHITDKESPSSAIYLGLLDANGSAYAPVMLTTTHVLDAAVQTVNALHERKPFDFGISLGDACNNTQYNELRWYIDVLDGGVITPSSGAHAGADTIDYQRPYRAVGLDRSIPWYQTLGNHDHFWMGSAPVTDHLRQSYVTSEVLALGDIFAPGGVDRRDYYVGTLDGATPYGTIRGVGPVGEFEAPPKVAADPDRRSLRRQEWMGEFFKTSSHPVGHGFAKADADAGFACYSFRPKPGLPLKIIVLDNTQADDDIDTPASPTSSPGYAHGSLDKARFDWLVRELDGGQAAGELMIIAAHAPIGIEPVTSLVGWSTIAAVSEATLFARLHQYPNLILWMAGHRHTNAITAMKSPDPRRPELGFWQVETASLRDFPQQFRTFEIVRNGDGTLSILTTDVDPAIGRGTPAARSRAFAVAAEQIASRTASPGPLRPTGAGNAELVVPLSPDMRRKLGA
- a CDS encoding alpha/beta fold hydrolase → MMRLASRLCAFAVALMLAISGALAQQIQPAGEIIGRDSEGHAIRMVHANGIDIGYKLVGSGPPLVMIMGLGGTIEHWSPQIVAALAKEYQLIMPDNRGMGHTTANETTFTYRLFADDVIGLLDALGVKKTHVLGYSMGSTITQELLLTYPQRFDKAIIHATSTDGSHVAAVFKGRTIDNPTVARQIEATTHWKTPMDRIAAVTNQVMFVVGTADTVVYPESSKVLAAAVPGSWLVQFKNATHGLMYETPAGFSRIVLTFLDTDETVKAAEPPPMLQMGGDGNVRR
- a CDS encoding VOC family protein, whose amino-acid sequence is MRFLHTMVRVRSLDDSLDFWCRQLGLVEVRRIDVPQGRYTLVFLAAPADELTARQDLANHRREAPTIELTHNWDPEDYGSARNFGHLAFEVDDIYATCAKLQAAGVVINRPPRDGQMAFVRSPDLISVEFLQKGAALPPQEPWASMPNTGVW
- a CDS encoding SIR2 family NAD-dependent protein deacylase, producing the protein MEKLAPDLSTARTRLGELIAAAQRIVPFTGAGISTECGIPDFRSPGGLWTRNAPVYFDEFIASQAARNECWRGRFALDSAFGTARPGRGHHALAALWREGKSPGVITQNIDNLHQASGIDDSCVIELHGNTTYALCLDCDTRFELDWVREQFDASGGEAPACPRCHGFIKSATVSFGQAMPVEAMRRAEQLTLSADLFVAIGSSLVVWPAAGFPLMAQQNGARLVILNRDPTEFDAIADLVIRHDIGDVLAPWVE
- a CDS encoding cold-shock protein; translated protein: MDPKFGVGAETGEEHSDEQLESLVEVSGYIKWFDVAKGYGFIVPDDGSADVLLHVTCLRRDGYQAANEGARVVVEAVPRAKGFQALRIVSMDKSTAVHPSQLPAARTHVSVTPTSGFERAWVKWFNRLRGFGFLTRGDGTPDIFVHMETLRRYGMAELRPGQMVMVRFGPGPKGLMAAEIRPDGPVSGGVASH
- a CDS encoding DUF192 domain-containing protein — translated: MTSHGGLVRVGLAAMLGLLRGVVVAVAMLAAICSPAVLLAQPAVSAADLLPDVPAVRFEGPEPLEIATRTGVLSFDVEVAVDDEQRARGLMYRRSLPSGRGMLFDFGVERDVTMWMQNTYISLDMLFIRRNGEILSIAERTTPRSTAHIPSGGPVRFVLELPAGSAKQLGITVGDQVGHRLIGGR
- a CDS encoding ETC complex I subunit, which translates into the protein MVARIYKPARTAMQSGRARTKDWVLDFVSEKRFIEPLMGWTATSDTQPQVRLRFTTRDEAVAYCQKRGIAYHVAEPNQPARRKYSYSDNFSVQRPERWTH